The Limanda limanda chromosome 21, fLimLim1.1, whole genome shotgun sequence genome contains the following window.
CAATGTAAAATATCTGCATAAACATCATTATCTCACAATGTGGCTGCCCAACACTTTTTCAGTCGGCTGTAGCATCTCCACCCTGATGTCTCAGTGCCCTGCActgaaagtttgttttttataattgttACAGTTCATTTGCTCTTATATCTACAGTCAGACAAAAGGTGAACAATAATCTTATATTTAGATTACAACATGAAAGAGGTGAACTGtgcaacacactcacaaacacacaatggaaACTATATTCCACCCAAGGTCCCCAATattttctgtcttctgtctATCATCTGCTGTCCACCCACGGAGGGACTTTTCAACATCAAACCAGCACCAGCATGAGTGGTTCACATATTATTAGTATATATTACTCACTTATGATGTAAATCTGCTTACCCAAAACTCAAATCATTAAATTATTATAGGTCaatacatgttttaaggttataGGTTCAGGTTAAGATTGGGCCATGGGTTAGGCAAGTAATAGTGATGGTAGTAGTTAACTTGCAATGTAATTTTCCAACTAAGTTTAGTGAAAATCCCTCCACAGACCTTGTATTCAAACCTGATGAATGCATCCTGACAGTGTTCCCGAGGTCacctgtgatcagatctcacttttCTGCTCtacatgcaaatacacatggaataaacaaatcatttttatttttagccaATTTGACCACACAGCTGTGCCAATGTGTCACATAGTGGAcagagtcactgtgtgtgtgtgtgtgtgtgtgtgtgtgtgtgtgtgtgtgtgtgtgtgtgtgtgtgtgtgtgtgtgtgtgtgtgtgtgtgtgtgtgtgtgtgtgtgtgtgtgtgtgtgtgtgtgtgtgtgtgtgtgtgtgtgtgtgtgggtgggtgggtgggtgggtgggtgggtgggggacAGTTCTTAAGTAGGCCACAGGAGGGCACACAATGCCGTTGGGCCTAACAAACAAACTGcacaatatgtatatatatatatatatatatatatatatatatatatatatatatatatatatatatatatatatatatatatagtagtgATGTACCCATCacttaattataattaattaataaataaaaataatgaatggagCACGTATTGAAATCTATTTCTAGGCTACACTGTCATCTTCacacttttttatttcccctACTCTATACTGAGCTCCACACATATCTGTGAATGGCTATATTTACCTTCTCATTAACCAAATCTGTTGTTTCCTCGAGCATAGTCAAATCTCACAGAGAGTTTCCGAGCCCAGCGGCGCGTCGCACCCAGAGTAGTAAATTCCGCTGCTCGCTCCGTCTCATTTCAATGTGGTTACACCAGAGCGCCTCTCTCGCGCTCGGCAATAATCGTCACTTTCCGATGATCATGGTCCGGAATCGAGACCAAATATGGAGCATGGGGGGGTGTTCCCCTTGTTTACCGGATTCAACCTTGTATGGGTTAAGACGCGCGGCCGGAATTCCTCTTTTGACACCAGATAGAAGAGAGAAGAAGTAAAACATGCGGGGACGCGCATTTCTTCGTGCTGAGAGTTGTTGGAGCAGAGTTGTGTGTTCACTGGGGcccgtgctgctgctgtgggggGGTTCACTGTCTGCTGCCATTCAGCTTCCAGTGGAAAAGTCGCTTTATCTCGCGGAGCTGCGGCTTCTCCACTGACAAGCGATTCCCTTCGAAATCGTCACGGAGCATCCCAGCCTATCAGCATCCGCAGcgcctctcccccccctctccacctccccaGCACCCCTCCCACTCCATATTTGGACAATGACGTAGAGTGGAGGGGAGGACTGGAAAGGTTCCCCATATATACATATTAGCTGCGGGGCCCGCGGTCCCAGCGAGAGTGACTTTTAGCCGCTGTGAAGTTTATGAGCAGAGCGCATTAAGCGCAGCGGACGCACGGAGCTCATCCTCTCACGGTGTCACACAGAGACATGCAGCGGTGACCCGCGCAAGACTGGCTAACTCGCACACGCTTTGAAGAAACAGACCAGAGAAGACAAGAGACGCGCGTTCTTCATCCTCACAATGACGGCTAAAACTCTGGAGAAGGTGCAGATGAATCTCGGGGGCTTCGTGCATCCCCTGGCCGAGAGCGTGTACTCGGTGGATGACATCTCCAGCCTGCCGACCTCCGTGGCAATCTTCCCCAATGCAGACATAGGGGCGCATTACGACCAGATGACAGCAGGTAAGATCTGCGAACTGACTCAAAATCCATTTACAGACATCTGTGGTAAAGAATAAAAGCCGTGTTCCTCCGCCTGTCATAGTAGAAGTGTAGCTTTACGTGTTTCAGATGTTAATTGAATGACATGATAAGAACAGAGTCCGTGCGTAATGGAACAGAGACCAGCTTCCTCTCACTTCGAGCCTCCTCGCAAAAAGTTGAAttatcctgtttgtgtttgcgttGCCTCACTAatgatctgtttttcttttttccctctaCAGACGGTTTGATGAGCGCGGACATGACTGGAGACAAGCGCTCTCTGGACCTCTCCTCCTACTCCGGCGGCTTCTCTCAGCCCCCGTCCCACCGCAACCAGACCTTCACCTATATGGGGAAGTTTTCCATCGACTCCCAGTATCCAAGTAACTGGAACCCCGAGGGAGTGATCAATATCGTCTCGGGCATCTTCAACGTGGCTCAGCCACcgcctcatcctcctccctcctcttcagcaTCCTCCTCCCCGGCTTCTTCTGGCTCTCCCAGTCATTTCTCCGGCGCAAATTTGAGTTGCACCATGGCGGGTCCGAGCCAGGCAGAGATGGAGCATCACCACCACCTTTATTCCCCACCGCCTCCTTACTCCTCCGGCTGCGGGGAGATGTACCAGGACCCCTCCGCCTTTCTGTCCACTTCCACCTGTCCTATCGCGTCCTACCCGCCACCCTCCTACTCTTCTCCTAAGCAGCACATCGGCTCAGACGCGCAGGGGCTTTTCCCCATCATTCCCGACTACTCGGGCTTCTTCCAGCCAGCTTGCCAGCGGGACATGCACACGGCAGGTATCCAAGATCGGAAACCGTTCGGCCCATGCCCACTCGATTCATTTCGCGTCCCTCCACCCCTGACCCCGCTGAACACTATCAGGAACTTTAAGCTGGGCGGTCCGGGTGGTGGCTCCGATGGAGGGCCGCTTCCAAGGCTCCCATCTGCCTACAGCCCACAGAACTTGCCCCTGAGGCCGATCCTGCGGCCCAGAAAGTACCCGAACAGACCCAGCAAGACACCGATCCACGAACGGCCGTACCCCTGTCCTGCGGAGGGCTGCGACCGCCGGTTCTCTCGCTCTGACGAACTGACCAGACACATTCGCATCCACACTGGACACAAGCCGTTCCAGTGTCGGATATGTATGCGCAACTTCAGCCGCAGCGACCACCTCACCACGCACATCCGCACGCACACGGGAGAGAAGCCGTTTGCCTGCGACTTCTGTGGCCGGAAATTTGCCCGGAGcgacgagaggaagagacacaCTAAAATCCACCTGAGGCAGAAGGAGAGGAAGTCTTCCaccgtctcttcctcctcctcatcgtccgGCAACTCCGGACTGGAGCGGCCGTCAGGCGCGATCAGCACCACCAACGGGATCTGTCCATAGTTAGTCAACTTTGCTGTCACCTTGGCCGCGTGGCGCACACTAACCATCGAATAATGATTCCGAAACTGTTGTGAACTAAACATAGCAGCCGAAACCGCAGGATGGGAAAGAACACGAACTTATGTGCAGCCGTGCGCAATTACGCACAGTATGCACCCATTCCTGCTCCAGAAGTGACAGAGACTGACACGAATGCACTTTGCCTGCACAGTCTACTGAACATACAAGTAAATATAGCCATTATTTCAGAAGAATATAGAAGTGCAGTTGTAATAAAGAGGATTTTTAATATACTGCCACACTTACTGAGCGCGCAAGACGCAGCGCGCTTAAATGTGAAATAACCGCaataatgttttaaatgaagGAGAAAGTTTTAAGTTATTAAGTTGACAAAGTGTTGATTCTAACATTGTTGATGATGACTATATTTCCTCTTTAGTGCCTTGCTGCGTGTCTTTTTTGTACGTTGATTCAAGGACGCTCCTAACTCATTGTGAATTGGTCTTTAATATGTACAGTGGAGACTTTCTATTTTTCTACACGTTTGGTGTATCTCCAAGTGTTGAGTCGTTGTGGTTCACGTGTAAAACCATGTTGGAATGTAAATATGTTGAACTAATACCGACTTgacatgtttgttgtgttgtgtgatttgAGACTTATTAAATGTGTGAGGATGTTAAACACAGCCGCTGTCAGTTTGGTCTGTCTCTCAGAAATAACGCACAGCACTGTGTCAACCGTGGTGCGTTCACGGAAAGTggacaataaaaatattttatctgaatatatgctcAACAAAAAATTTGTGTCAATATGTTGATGTTGGAAAATGTATTGGGTAAATTCCACGTTGCGTCACACATGGCCCAAATGACTCAGAATTTTCTCCCACTCACTTTTTACTCTGTTTCCTCGGGTTAGAGGCGATGATTTACTTTCCAAATAGTGGTTTTCGAGCTTTGCAGCAACAATGAACAATTATTGAAGTAAAGGCGAAATAAACAACTTGTACAGAATGTCCTGCTCAACTAATCGTCATAGGGTACATTCTAATATAGGTCgtggggtaaaaaaaaatatatatatatggcacTCTGAAACAGAACAAAGATAAACCACAATATTCAAGGGTGACTTTACAAACAGTCGGCTAAATAGTAAATAAATCTAATGCAGCCCCGCCCtccacaattaaaaaaaaatttgtattCAATACTTGAGCAAATATGTGAACATGTATGCTGCCTTGTGCATGTATAAAACTGTGGCAGAGAAATACTGGATCCTATTGATAGCCTATACATTTGTATTCGCTTTTATTTACTTTGCTATTCATTTAACTACACTCTAAAATAATGGCAGCCTAAAAAAGAGACAATTGTAGAATAAAAACTTGTTTAAACCCACAAACTCCAGAGCGTCTGACAGAGGACATGACTTCTGTGACTCAGTGGTGATTGCGATAGGAAATGACTCAACTTCAATTCCATAAATAGTACAGAGATCATAAATATCTAGGTTATTGAGTGAATTATTATTCTTTGAACTTGCTATTTCGGAAaaactttttgttttcccaGATTTCTAAAACTCAAGTCAAggaaatcaaatatttgtttatatgttttgaCCTGACAGTGACAGAGTCTGAGCTTCAATAATATTTTTATACCTTCGCCAAAGTTTTTTATCACAGAAGTTCACACAGAGTTCCTGTGAAGTGTGGGGCCGTGTATAAACAGGTGTGCGCCTTTCTAAACCATGTCAGTTTGTAAACTCCTGTCAGGTTGAGGGCTCATATCGAGGGTGATTCAAACCAGCAGGAAGCACATGAACAGTTTTGAGCTACAGCAAAGGCtctggaaacatttttttttttttttttagttgagAGATATTAGTATTGGATTTTTAATAAATTGGCAAAACAATTGTGTATAATGATGGGCAAGAATGTTaactttattcatttaaaattcaaCTCGGCAACACAATATAATATGAAAACTTTTGGGCTCTAACAGTTTCTGATACTGTGTATGTCAGCATTTCAAATGCATTCCAGAACTATACGCTTTGTTACTATAGGCCTTTGAATTGTGAAGTAATTTAATGTGTTCTGGTTGCTGATATGGtgatattctattttttttcatgttcatAGCTTTGTCATTGTCTACTGCCATCACCCCAATCCATAATCTATATCCTCCTTTAATATCAAAGTGAAGCTCTTTGAGGCAGGTCAGATAAACTCTAGTGACAGTGGTTAACATAGCACCGGGGGCTCCAGATTATTGTGCTGCTGTGAAGGAGATATTTAATGTGGTCAGTCAGCACCTGATCCTAAAACTAAACATCCCAGGATAAACAGTAGGGGACCACTAACAACCATAGTCAGTGTATTATGGTTGTGTGAACTCATTCCTGGATTTCATGTTGATGTCAAAGTGTGTGTTACATAAATACAGTGTGTATTCAGAACGAATATCAGCATGAAATTTATCAAGAAACGGCTCTGTATTATCTGTACCAGCAACATCACGACcagttgttttttcatttgttttatttaattgattgTTGTCtgatacacactcacactcctaAAAAATAACTTCATGTTGAAGCCAGTGCTGGAACACCTTGCAGGCACAGAGAGAGGGCTGTTAAAGAGACGGTGCAGAGCCGTCCACTGGTCCCCGATGTGGTGGTCCAATGGACTCTCAATGGCCAGGGCCACTTTGTCACAAGCTGTGGGTCGAATAGAACAATTCTGATTTTGAGTTTCATGCCCTGTCTGTGACCAAAATGTAGCATTGTGACAACTTCTTGTGTTGTTCAGTGATTTAGTTCTGTATATTAAGTCGTTCTGGATTTGTTGGAAGCGGAAGTTTTTCGATTTTTTCAGAAGCAGCCTGAAAATGTCCTTTCTCTGCACTTGACACAGATTAGACTGATTTCAATCTTTTTGTTTGATTCTGGAGAATACTGAACACAAAGACTTTTCCCAGTGTCCCACGTCTGCTTCTGAGATGCTGTGGTGAGGCCTGGGCTAATCTATAACGTCTTTATTCTTCCATCAAACTGCACCACAATTATTCCCCTCACTGATAAACTGGCCTGATAGACTTCACACTGGAAATTGAGGATAATTGCACATCCACTGACTGGACTGACAGCATCACTATAACTGCTCTGTCTAGTGACAATATCCCTATACAGTCAATATCAGTGTGTAGTCGGCGAAGTTGCAACAGTGGCGGATCTAGGATTTCGTGACCAGGGGCtgtaaaggggccacaatttacacagtgTGGCCAATTATATTTCCAACATATGCACAATTCCTGATAAAGTAAGGTGCTCATTTAAGTCATTACTTGTTAGCTCTATAGTTTGAAGCAAAGCTTCATATCATTGAGTatgttttgaaaattgttccttGCTCAAACCCATTGTGCACATTAAAAATGTTCAGAAAATAGATATGATCATATTTATGTAAGcctactgacaggacaggggtgGATCAATCAGATTTCCGCTCAGGCCAATGCCCCCCCTGGCTCCGTCTCTGGATCCATCCCCAAGGTGCAGACATGAATATTATCACTATATTGAATTGTACACAGGGAAATctacataaataaatgacaaaacctGCATGTTGGACttaaaaattaaacttttttttactgttaacTGACTATATTGTCGCCTTCTGTCACCATTGCCTTTttgaaaaaacagtttgtcactgATGCACAAGAATCCTGGGAGAGGTTGACCCAGTTAGGCCTAGCCAGCGTAGCCTCTGTTGCTTGGAggtggaaggacacatttgtcgACCGAATTCAAAAGAGCCTTCAAATTGGCAAAATCGTCTTGTTGTGacggatgcagcccctgaaatCAGACACAGCTCAGGATTCAAACTAGGAATATTCTGAGGCGACAGCTCTAACCACCACACCATCATGCCAACGTGCCGTCCAACATAATGTGACTCTGAAATggtgaaaaataattaaagcaCTGGTATTGATTTAAATTGTAATATTAAATTGTTattcaaaaatgtataaaatctCAGATTATCCATTTACGGAAACACAATAGGGTCACAGACACTTGCAAAATGATTGCGTGGttgctctgtgttttttgttcCTAGAGGGTGGGTTGACTGAATCCATCCCTGCAGggttaaatgaaagaaaaagcgGCTTCAGTGGGTAAATAGTTTCAAAAGAAAATCAGCCACAAACAAAATTGTGAAATTCATAAATGTGGTCATTACAGTAACTCAGATAATAGTCCCTTTTCAGTGTCGCAGCAGGAACAGATGAAGGCTGAATTCCATTTCAGTGTTCCACTTCCAAGGCAGTGATAGTGTCCCGCCGGCTCACTAAACACAGATAGAACAGTTCTATCATTGATGCCACTCACTGCAACTCTTTATTCCTGCTAGGATACGTCAGCGTCTGCTGTGAAGAGCTCTATCTGAGAGCTCATCATGAGAACTCAGAAGAATCAGACATAATTGTTGAACTTCAGAAATGTAACAACACTTACCAGATTCCCTTCTTGCAACTTATTTCTGGTCTATGCATTAATATTTActgggggattagctcaaatggtagagcgctcgttAGCATGCGAGAGGTGGCGGGATCAATGCCCGCATCCTCCAGTCAAGTAGTGTTCACCcacatggttgaatgcacttattgtaaatcgctttggataaaagcgtcagccaaatataatttaataaaacatttaagttaCGAGCCAAAATGTGCACAAGGGGCACATTTTCCAGatttacaaatatcaaaaagtGACACCTTAGGACGAGTGGTATGAGACACCGTGACAGTCGACGCACCACGAGAATTTCCATCTACTTTATTGCTGCCTGAACATTCATCAGAGTAAAAGAATCATGGATAAACCGGCATTGAGACCTGAGTCTAACAGAGGGCAGAAGAGTGTAACTACAGTTATGTAACATACAGACAGGAAAGATGTAATGTTAATCAATCTACATGAAAAAGGTAGTGAAGAAGTCTGTTGCTTTACACCATGAAAATGTTCATGTTCCATAACACAGCTTccttttgtaaaatgtaaaactttacTTTAAGACTGGATTGAAAGATTTCACTCTGTCTTTAATGTGATGCATCACATACGTCATATCACTGGATTCAATTACATGAGCTGAAATGACAACACATGACCAGATCTGTAGAATGAGCTGAACCTCAGCTTGTTCCCGTAACTGTCCAGTCCTGTGTAGGAACAATGTCAAGTGGAATAAATTAAACCCATATAAAATAGAgctaaagtatatatatatatatatatatttaatatatatatgatgtgtGCACTTTGGAAGAAGAAATTAGTGTGTACAATAAAAATGGCACTAATAAAGAAGCATACATTCAGTATTTACAAATAAGGCAGGTGACTGGAGTAACAGGCTTTGGCATTAAGACACTATGTGGCAGTCCTCTGctggacagacagacatcaTGTGTGAGGACACAAATGGTGACCCTGGTGACACCCCACCACTGACAGGATGTCAGGCtgacattcattcatttggAAAGTGGATTTCCGCTGGCAAAACATGTAGCAGTACCAACACGGTCATCTTAAGTTTGTGAAGGAAGGTCCAGTGGTCCCTCTTCTAGGTGGGGTGTCAAAGTTCACAGCCCCTGTATCTGAAAGCTTCTGCCCTGATGTAGCATCCTTTAGCAAGGCACTCATGCTCTTTGACTTTCAGGTAAGAGTGACCCTCATGTTTGACCTTTGTGTGGAAGGGGGTTAAACACAGCTCACAGTTGTGGATGTACGGACATCACAACATTCTGACTGCAATAGGCGGCAGTGATCATTCAGATAGAAACCACAGGGCCTGGGTAGGGCTCCCCTCCACACCAGAAGTCGTCTGGCTGAGGGACTTCAAGTAGCcatgtctcctcttctgtctccttctcctctccctgctgcGCCTCGTTTCTCTTGCCATCCATTTCCCTGTGTGCCACAGTTTGCAGGATTTTGTAATAGTGACAGTCCCGCCCGTCATCTGGATTGTACGGCGGTGCCAGGATATCCAGGAAAGCAGCCGGCCCGTCCACTGCATCGATCTGGTGGAGGTTATCCctcagaggagtgaggaggcaTGGCCCGCTGTTCTCTGAGTACTCGGCGACTGATCGCAGGGTGGAGCGCCAAAGGGAGGCCGTCTGAAGCGGGGCCAGTGGTGGATCAAAATGAGGTGGCACGGAGCTGACAGTCAAGTTATCCTCCAGTTTATCGAAGCAGCGGACCCTCACCTTCCCATAGAGAACCTGAACCAGAGACAGGACACAGGAGTTTCGGATTGATTAGTGTCTGATTAATATCTTCTCAAGACTTCTGCAGATATTTCTCAAACAGATATTTTCAACCCTAAATCCACACAACCTTCATTTACATGATATCTTCGTccagacaagaacacaaactgCCTACAAATGCTCAAACAAGCATGCCAGGCCTGTAGGTGTTGATAAAGAATATCAACCATCAGTCAAATATCAGAGGAAAACACTGTGGCTCAAGAATTCAAAGCCTGTCCATGTCAGTAATGTGGCAGAGTGATGCTAAATTTGGCTGCAATCTTGAAATTGGATCTAACAGTGCTAACCAAACATAGTGAAACGCACAAATAGCcactgttattattgttgttgaataaaacatttgcttcctaTGGCGAAGCAAATCACAGAAGAGTTCAACTtcggtgacctttgacccacaATATTCCCTATGATGAGGGAGCAGGCCTTCAGTCTGGACAGGGCGCAAGTCACATGACAAACCACGTGCATAGGAAGAACACTTTGTGCACAATGTGAgcacattaaagggatagttcaccaaaaaatttaaatgcactcattacgtttgaatccacaaaacacttctggagtctcatgGGTAAACAGTTTTGGAGCCAAATCGAAAACAAtggaagtaaatggtgacccacccctccatcggcctAGTGATGAGCAGAGAATaaaagagaatttttttttcagtgatcTATCCCTTTACCTGATATAAAAGGTAACAGTGTGCCTTCAAGACAATGCCACAAAATAAACTGATAACGTGAGATCACTGGATTCATATTTTAGTGAAGCGACTgccaaaaaaaaagcaaattaaacaaattaccCAGAACAAATGACAAACAGTGAAGCTGCTGGAGCTTTGTGTGCATTAGAGGTTTTCTTTAGTTCACGGTGAACTGTCTGCACACATCTGTGAGACTGTGACCCTAGACATGGATGTCAGGGAGGATCAGACACATCTGTGCTCTGATATAATATAAACAACTTGATGTTAATCAGAAATGCAAAggtcacaaagtcaaacagtacaacttcatatatgaacagtttcctgaagctaattaaatggtcccactcctcagactttggTTTTTAACCCTTACGAACACAAGTCAcctaacagacagagtgtgtgtggagccacaacacagcagacatgaggcgctGTAAAGACCTTGAGCATCCCGTTCATGTccgggtggtcgtgcagcggtatGGAGGCGCCGGCCCTCAGCAGGAACACCCCCATGCTGAAcacctccgtctcgcagatgtgcATGTAGTTGACCGGGGGGTTCTGGAGCCCCGCCGCCCCGGAGCTCGGCTTGCTTTTCGGGGGAGCGATTTTCAGGTCCGCCGCCCGCACCGcggtcaccagcgagatgagctcgctctGTGTGTCCGCCAAGTCGGCCGAAGACGTGAGGCCCCTGTAGCTGATGCAggcctgcttcgctatcttctggatcagaggACTTTtgttgtcccgcggcattctggc
Protein-coding sequences here:
- the egr2b gene encoding early growth response protein 2b, which encodes MTAKTLEKVQMNLGGFVHPLAESVYSVDDISSLPTSVAIFPNADIGAHYDQMTADGLMSADMTGDKRSLDLSSYSGGFSQPPSHRNQTFTYMGKFSIDSQYPSNWNPEGVINIVSGIFNVAQPPPHPPPSSSASSSPASSGSPSHFSGANLSCTMAGPSQAEMEHHHHLYSPPPPYSSGCGEMYQDPSAFLSTSTCPIASYPPPSYSSPKQHIGSDAQGLFPIIPDYSGFFQPACQRDMHTAGIQDRKPFGPCPLDSFRVPPPLTPLNTIRNFKLGGPGGGSDGGPLPRLPSAYSPQNLPLRPILRPRKYPNRPSKTPIHERPYPCPAEGCDRRFSRSDELTRHIRIHTGHKPFQCRICMRNFSRSDHLTTHIRTHTGEKPFACDFCGRKFARSDERKRHTKIHLRQKERKSSTVSSSSSSSGNSGLERPSGAISTTNGICP
- the adoa gene encoding 2-aminoethanethiol (cysteamine) dioxygenase a, translating into MPRDNKSPLIQKIAKQACISYRGLTSSADLADTQSELISLVTAVRAADLKIAPPKSKPSSGAAGLQNPPVNYMHICETEVFSMGVFLLRAGASIPLHDHPDMNGMLKVLYGKVRVRCFDKLEDNLTVSSVPPHFDPPLAPLQTASLWRSTLRSVAEYSENSGPCLLTPLRDNLHQIDAVDGPAAFLDILAPPYNPDDGRDCHYYKILQTVAHREMDGKRNEAQQGEEKETEEETWLLEVPQPDDFWCGGEPYPGPVVSI